Proteins encoded together in one Coffea arabica cultivar ET-39 chromosome 2c, Coffea Arabica ET-39 HiFi, whole genome shotgun sequence window:
- the LOC113724257 gene encoding uncharacterized protein — MERFNEHIGAVNSCHNDARIQFESFQDQRHSVSNVLRSCGHEIDIAYRTRLTAALDVTRFLLKQGLAFRGNDESTSSSNRGNFLELFEWYSQRNTEIFEVVNQNAPANNQLTSPMIQKDLAHACASEITSAIINDIGDNYFSLIVDESRDSSVKEQMGVVLRYVNKEGRVIERFLAIVHVSDTTSLCLKDAIDSLFAQHGLPLSKLRGQGYDGASNMRVNSLSMSL, encoded by the coding sequence ATGGAAAGATTTAATGAACATATTGGAGCTGTGAATAGTTGCCATAATGATGCTAGAATACAGTTTGAAAGTTTTCAAGATCAAAGGCATAGTGTGTCAAATGTGCTACGATCTTGTGGGCACGAAATAGATATTGCATATCGCACCCGTTTAACTGCTGCTCTGGATGTGACCCGCTTTCTTTTGAAGCAAGGATTGGCTTTTCGTGGAAATGATGAGTCAACCAGTTCTTCAAATAgaggaaattttcttgaattgtttgAGTGGTATAGCCAGCGAAATACTGAGATTTTTGAGGTTGTAAATCAAAATGCTCCTGCAAATAATCAACTAACTTCTCCAATGATTCAAAAAGATCTGGCACATGCTTGTGCCTCAGAGATCACAAGTGCTATAATCAATGATATTGGAGACAATTATTTTTCCCTAATAGTTGATGAGTCTCGAGACAGTTCAGTGAAAGAGCAAATGGGAGTTGTTTTGAGATATGTGAACAAAGAAGGGCGTGTGATTGAACGTTTCCTTGCAATTGTACATGTGTCTGACACCACATCTCTTTGTTTGAAAGATGCAATTGATTCTTTATTCGCGCAACACGGATTACCATTATCCAAATTGAGAGGTCAAGGATATGATGGAGCTTCAAATATGCGAG